From one Treponema denticola genomic stretch:
- the citF gene encoding citrate lyase subunit alpha, producing MNNILGREGLDNPFKGAFVNKKNAKYELTKNVKPAFGKTLAQALDELKLHDGMVISFHHHLRNGDYVLDMVMREIKKRGIKDLTVMASSIFPCHEILVELMEDGTVTQLMTSYMSGPVAKAVSYGKCKKPVIMTTHGGRPRMILEKEVTIDAAFLASPCVDDQGNISGSEGRSFCGSLGYAVADAQMAKKTIAITDTRVSKVKRADIEGRFVDMVVEVDKIGDPAGIVSGTTQITKDPIGLKIARDCRTLIEHSGLFKNGFSMQTGAGGISLAVADEMHRAMKEKNIKGSFGCGGITGYFVKMLEEGLFEDLYDVQCFDLSAVDSTEKNTNHHKISADLYANPNNPGHVAGKLDVVILGASEIDLDYNVNVTTGSDGIILGGSGGHADTAAGAKLSIIVSKLFNARISCLVDKVRTVTTPGETIDVFVTDRGIAINPRHADLIKKLKAETNLEIKTIEELKEIAESFTGKPQVKPRSGEVVGISTYRDGTVLDVINKV from the coding sequence ATGAATAACATACTTGGAAGAGAAGGCTTGGACAATCCTTTTAAGGGAGCCTTTGTAAATAAAAAAAATGCAAAATATGAGCTTACAAAAAATGTAAAGCCCGCCTTCGGGAAAACATTAGCCCAAGCCCTTGATGAGCTTAAACTCCATGACGGAATGGTTATAAGTTTTCATCATCACCTTAGAAACGGGGACTATGTTCTTGATATGGTAATGAGGGAAATTAAAAAAAGAGGAATCAAAGATTTGACAGTAATGGCTTCTTCAATTTTCCCCTGCCATGAGATTTTGGTTGAACTTATGGAAGACGGAACGGTTACCCAACTTATGACCTCCTATATGTCAGGGCCTGTTGCAAAGGCTGTAAGTTACGGTAAGTGTAAAAAGCCCGTAATTATGACTACCCACGGCGGACGGCCCAGAATGATTTTAGAAAAAGAGGTTACGATAGATGCTGCCTTTTTAGCCTCGCCCTGTGTAGACGATCAAGGAAATATTTCGGGCTCCGAAGGAAGGTCATTTTGCGGTTCCTTAGGTTATGCCGTAGCCGATGCTCAAATGGCAAAAAAAACTATAGCCATTACCGATACAAGGGTTTCAAAGGTTAAAAGAGCAGACATTGAAGGCCGTTTTGTAGACATGGTGGTAGAGGTAGATAAAATAGGAGACCCTGCAGGTATTGTAAGCGGAACAACTCAGATTACAAAAGATCCTATCGGCTTAAAGATAGCACGCGACTGCCGCACTCTTATTGAACACTCAGGTCTTTTTAAGAACGGCTTTAGTATGCAGACCGGAGCAGGAGGTATTTCCCTTGCTGTTGCAGACGAAATGCATCGAGCAATGAAAGAAAAAAACATAAAGGGAAGTTTCGGCTGCGGCGGAATTACAGGCTATTTTGTAAAAATGCTTGAAGAAGGCCTTTTTGAAGATCTTTACGATGTTCAGTGCTTTGACCTTTCGGCCGTAGATTCTACCGAAAAAAATACAAACCATCACAAGATTTCAGCCGACCTTTATGCAAACCCTAACAATCCCGGCCATGTTGCAGGAAAGCTTGATGTCGTTATCCTCGGTGCGAGCGAAATAGATTTGGACTATAACGTAAACGTAACCACCGGTTCCGACGGTATAATATTGGGAGGTTCGGGAGGACATGCCGATACGGCAGCAGGAGCAAAACTTTCGATAATCGTTTCAAAGCTATTTAATGCCCGTATTTCTTGCCTTGTAGATAAGGTCCGTACCGTAACCACTCCGGGAGAAACAATCGATGTTTTTGTTACTGACAGAGGTATTGCAATTAATCCTCGCCATGCAGATTTAATCAAAAAGCTGAAGGCTGAAACAAATCTTGAAATTAAAACCATCGAAGAATTAAAGGAAATTGCGGAATCCTTTACGGGAAAACCCCAAGTTAAGCCCCGTTCCGGCGAAGTGGTGGGAATAAGCACCTACCGTGACGGCACCGTTTTGGATGTCATAAATAAGGTTTAA
- a CDS encoding type II toxin-antitoxin system RelE/ParE family toxin, producing the protein MKREIKFYKTKDGKCPVKEFIDTQPGKIAQKITWVLRLIETQEKVPRTYFKNLSGTKIYECRIEFGGNIYRILGQFYQGYFLLLTNGFQKKTQKTPKNEIELCNKRMADQIERGVKYE; encoded by the coding sequence GTGAAAAGAGAAATAAAATTTTATAAAACAAAGGATGGAAAATGTCCTGTAAAAGAATTTATAGATACTCAGCCTGGAAAGATTGCTCAAAAAATAACATGGGTTTTAAGATTAATTGAAACACAAGAAAAGGTGCCTAGAACTTATTTTAAGAATTTGAGTGGTACAAAAATATATGAATGCAGAATAGAATTTGGAGGAAATATATATAGAATTTTAGGCCAGTTTTATCAAGGTTATTTTCTTTTATTGACAAATGGATTTCAGAAAAAAACACAAAAAACACCTAAAAATGAAATAGAATTGTGTAATAAAAGAATGGCAGATCAGATTGAAAGAGGGGTAAAGTATGAGTGA
- a CDS encoding helix-turn-helix domain-containing protein: MSDLEEYIAERKKRDVEFAEDFEIGYERFKIGAIIKEMRLEQGMTQEQLAEKLETKKSVISRMENHAEDVRLSTLEKIANVFGRQLKISML; encoded by the coding sequence ATGAGTGATTTAGAAGAATATATTGCAGAAAGGAAAAAAAGAGATGTCGAATTTGCTGAAGATTTTGAAATAGGATATGAGCGGTTTAAAATAGGTGCTATTATCAAAGAGATGAGACTTGAACAGGGAATGACACAGGAACAGTTGGCAGAAAAATTGGAAACAAAAAAAAGTGTTATTTCTAGGATGGAGAATCATGCTGAAGATGTTCGGCTTTCAACATTAGAGAAAATAGCAAATGTGTTTGGAAGACAGCTGAAAATTTCAATGTTATAG
- the lpdA gene encoding dihydrolipoyl dehydrogenase codes for MYDLIVLGGGPGGYVAAIKAGRAGLKTALIEKNRLGGTCLNKGCIPTKYLLHTAEVFGSFAENDLGLSGENLKYDINAIYEKKNAVVDKLVGGIEKLIENAGVDFYNGEGKITSKSSVSVNGKELEFKNLIIATGSSVFAPPIAGIETAMTSDDILGKEPVDFKSVIIIGGGVIGIEFATVYANLGKEVTIVELEKTILPPFDRDIAMQQALVLKKRGVKIINGAMVTKIEKTGCTFTLKEKEESITADAVIVCIGRIAEIKDIGLDSAGIQYDKRGIITDACMKTNVEGIYAIGDAVKGNVMLAHNAENQGHLVVENLVNNTKHEKQDVIPSCVYSTPEIAGVGLSEKEAEAKGIAVKIGKVPMGSNGKSVLSGLDVGFIKVLFNEEDNLVGCQMMCDSATDMIGAIGTLVTNKAKRENILKSMYPHPTVVEAFYEAVEDVEKSATHMIYKK; via the coding sequence ATGTATGATTTAATCGTTTTGGGCGGAGGCCCGGGCGGCTATGTTGCTGCCATAAAAGCTGGAAGGGCAGGGCTAAAAACCGCTCTTATCGAAAAAAACAGGCTTGGAGGAACTTGTTTGAACAAGGGCTGTATTCCGACAAAATACCTTCTTCACACAGCCGAGGTTTTCGGAAGCTTTGCCGAAAACGATCTCGGTCTTTCAGGTGAAAACTTAAAATACGACATTAATGCCATCTACGAGAAAAAAAATGCTGTTGTGGATAAACTTGTAGGCGGTATCGAAAAACTCATCGAAAACGCCGGAGTTGATTTTTATAATGGGGAAGGCAAAATCACTTCAAAATCTTCCGTAAGTGTAAATGGAAAAGAACTTGAATTTAAAAACCTCATCATCGCAACGGGGTCTTCTGTTTTTGCCCCTCCGATAGCCGGAATCGAAACTGCTATGACCTCTGACGATATTTTAGGAAAAGAGCCTGTCGATTTTAAGAGCGTTATCATCATAGGCGGCGGCGTTATCGGCATTGAGTTTGCCACAGTCTATGCAAATTTAGGTAAGGAAGTAACCATCGTCGAACTCGAAAAAACAATTCTTCCTCCCTTTGACAGGGACATTGCAATGCAGCAAGCCCTTGTTCTAAAAAAGAGGGGAGTAAAGATAATAAACGGAGCCATGGTAACCAAAATTGAAAAAACGGGCTGTACCTTTACTCTTAAAGAAAAAGAAGAAAGCATTACAGCCGATGCCGTAATCGTCTGCATCGGCCGAATTGCCGAAATAAAAGATATCGGTCTTGATTCTGCCGGAATACAATACGATAAACGGGGCATAATTACCGATGCCTGCATGAAAACAAATGTCGAAGGTATTTACGCTATTGGGGATGCAGTAAAGGGAAACGTAATGCTTGCCCACAATGCCGAAAATCAGGGGCATCTGGTTGTCGAAAACCTTGTAAACAATACTAAACACGAAAAACAAGACGTTATTCCTTCTTGTGTATATTCCACACCGGAGATTGCAGGTGTCGGTCTTTCCGAAAAAGAGGCTGAAGCCAAGGGAATTGCCGTAAAAATTGGAAAAGTTCCAATGGGTTCAAACGGAAAGTCGGTGCTTTCAGGCTTGGATGTAGGCTTTATTAAGGTTCTATTTAATGAAGAAGACAATCTTGTAGGCTGTCAGATGATGTGCGATTCGGCTACCGATATGATAGGTGCTATCGGAACTCTTGTAACAAACAAGGCTAAGAGGGAAAACATCTTAAAATCCATGTATCCTCATCCCACAGTAGTAGAAGCCTTT